From the genome of Seriola aureovittata isolate HTS-2021-v1 ecotype China chromosome 18, ASM2101889v1, whole genome shotgun sequence:
AAATACAATGAGTCActgaatatttgtgtttgtcgAGTCGAGTGTTTGTCAGGTGTTATGTAACCAGTAAATTACTATGACAACATAACAAACTGTATCCAAACTCTTCCACCTCTGGTTCTGGCAGACTGTCTGAATGGACGGCCTTTGCCTGGTTCACAGATAAACATCTCAGCTCACAGAGTCTGTGTAAGGGTCATCTCAGAGGCGGGGAATACAGTAAAATACCCAGTCTTAAGCTGGTAGACTACATCTCTCTGTTCCTGTTAAAGTCCAGGATTACAGGTCTGTCTGAGGCCACAAAGATCAGAGCCACCATCTTtgttcaaactgaaattaaaattcatttaatcAGCACCTACACAGCTCTTTACATGTCTACAGAGTCATTACAGACCAGAAGAGcaaggagtcctgcagcagacggtgtggcccccacagagccctgatctcagcatcatgCAGTCAGTCTGcgatcacatgaagagacacacacactgaggcacaAGGTGCTGGAACAACCAGGTACCTGAAGAACTGTGCAGGTGTACTGAAGACAACCGGAGCTGAGGGGGGTCACAGCAAATACTGATCTGATTTAGGTCTTTTACTCTTTACTGCTCTTTGGATAAAGTTCactcagaaaaaagaaacaaaagagctTCTAATACAGACAAAACCAAAAGGAACCAATAACATCTGTCCTGCCATTCTCAATTACCAGCCTGTAGAAGATTCTAAGTACTAGTACTAGAACTCTGACTTTATATGTGAACTCAGAGAGCAATTTTGAAATAGCATACTGGAGCCTGGTTGAAAGCATCTCATCATTAATGAGACTGTTTGGTTCAGAAACATGAGTATTGAGAGCAAACAACACGCTCTAAAAATTGTTGACATTGCAGGGAAGGTGATCGGCAAGTCACAAAAACAGCTTTGCAACATATTTGACAGTGATGTTCACAGAAAGGCTAAGCACATATAGACATAATCCCCTATGccatacacacactgaacacaaagtgaCTGGATCaggaaacaacatttattttgtttcgCTGTCTGGTATTTATATAATCTATCTGCTACAGTGGCCCAGATGGGTCGACACAATGCAGAAGCCACAACGAGGATGCAAATGAAAACCACAACGGCTGTGAGAGGCGGTCCGTCTACACTACTGTTGTGGTTTAATTTGCATTCGTCTTATGgcttttgcattgtgttgaccCATCTGGGCCACTGTAATCTGCTGCTACCTGCTCATTTTGCACTATTGGAAGTTGCACAGGTTGTATGTTTTTACTGTACTttggagaaagacaaagacaaatttccactGAGGTGGATAATaaagtcagtcaatcaatcaatcaaaactattcagggttattttttttaaagcttcctcactttacttttaaagCCTAAGACTTTTGCATAGGACTGCCAATCATTAGTATTTGTTTTGACTTGTTGGCACTAAAAATACACCTTGTTAGCCACACTTAGCTTAGCCTCTGACTTTAGCTCCACCTACATGACTTAATGTCTCTACACACGATGCTGCACCGTGTCATGCTCTGAGCTGAGAATTATTATATTAACATGTTCTGAATGCCCACTCTTGTCAACTTCTATTGTGATCTCACATTGTGataaacacataataaaacacaaacactaacagGCATCACAGCAGTGATATGAGCAGCTGTGTGGCTGAAATGACCTCATTAGCTCCTGTATGTAAATACAGGTTCTGGCAGTTCCTATAGTACTACAGTCTaagtgtctctgctgctgaaccagAGAcggaaaacaaacagtaaaaatgtgaGGTAAACATCTCTCTGTCCCAGAACTTCCCTCAGTTAGAACACACCAAGATCCACATGCTCCAAACCTGTGACCTTCCTGCAGCACATGCAGCTGCTGGTCAGCTTTCCCGGACTCCTCCACAGAGGGggagcagtggaaaaaaaggaCTGTGGGGCTGAGAGatgcaaggggggggggggggctgcaggggACAAGGGCTTAGGTGGGGGGACTGGGAGCCTCTGCCTCCATGATCTCCCTGTTGTCAAGGGGAGGGGAAAGGGGAGTTGCTGTGGCTCACAGCTTAATTACCTCGAGCAACAATAAGTATCTCATTTGTGATggcaggaggacagagggaggctGAGTCTCTGGGAGGAGGAGTTACAGATTCTGTGATTGCTCAGCTCAGGACTCATCACTTCACAAAGGTGGAAAAGTCCGGTGCTGCAGATGAATGAAGCCTGTTCCTGGTGCATGATTGGACACTTAGACACCGTCTAACTCTGCAGAGACACTGTTACAGCTGGAAGATTTTCCTCATGGTCTTTACAGGGAGTTGATTCTGACCATAGGTGaagaaataatatgaaaaagtTCTACTGACACAATAaaggacagacacagaggacatgTGGAATGACTGTGACTGGTGAGGACCTGGAGTCAAACCTGCCACAAGGGCAAGGGATATAAGGAAACAGATGAGAGGAGGTGAGTTTACAGTTTtacttctgtttgtctttaagCAGTTTTTAGGGTGTTAGAATCTGCCAGTATGGGATATAAAGTGTTTTATATTCCTCTTTATTTAAGCCACATCATGACTACACTGAGTCAAACATTTAAACCTAAACTTAGTATTCTTGTGCATCATTTTTCTGCATCACAGATTTGATATCACTGCACAGCATGACTGGTGTGTTGCTGGGCTTTAAGGGGTTAAAAGTGACTATTTGACTGGTCGTCTTATAGTAAAGAGCTGAGAGACttcacataaatacatacatacataaattatgcatatttttattatacatAAATCAGTTTTTTATGTAGTATTTTTGTGCAGCTGGCTGTGGCACCGGTGTGGACCAGCTGAGTCGACGAGGACATTCTTttctaattaataattaataatgatgaaatgatgttGTTCTGGAACACTGTTAGCATAGATTTGGGTTTTAAAgacttatttttttctaatttcagAACATGACAAGTTTGGTCTGTGTCTTTTTACACATGACTCATTATATGAACGTGACTCATTAACAATAATGATGAGGAAAATCCACCCACTCCTTTCCTTTAAGACAAGATTTCATATTAAAGGCTCAGCACTGATCCCGTTTTGACTGACACTACTTGCAATGAAGCTAAAACTATAATTAGGTAGAATTAGGTAGACTTGATGTTACTTTACTGGTGAACAAATCATGgttacacataaatatatatatagcaaaCAGTAAACTGATCCAGTTTCTGCAAAGCAGTGGACAGCTCCACGCTCCGCCCCCTTGGAAACTTTTAGTCCAGCCATGATCTGACTCTGAGAAagcccctctcctctcctaatTTGATCTTCTGGAAACTTGAGGCACAGTCTTATTTATAACAGGTGAGCACTTGCTGTAAGTTGAGTAACCGGAACGAGCCTCTGTTGAGGAGATCAGATCCACCTGAGTGTCACCTGAACGCTGCGATGGAGGAGATACAACTCAAGGAACAAAGTTTTTGTACGAAGGAGTTCAGTTGGTCAATGTAGCAATTTGCTTCAGTTTGATAACTGAACTAGAATCAGAGCTGACTCTTAAATGTTTCTCCTTTATTTTACCTGACATaattcttgtgtttttaaatgttagtgAAAATATGAGAGATTTTCAATGTGGTTTATGACCCCACTGTATGTAGCATTTAGGTCTGAGGAATTAGCTGAATTCATTTCCTTCTtcataaaacattcacaaaagattttaagtgttttaaatcTTGCATTGTTTTCATGCAGGGCTGTTGCAggccctctttctcttctctgtatTTGTTGGTGCATTACTGTGTTTCCTGAAGATCAGTGGAACAGAGTCAAACTCTTGGCAGGACTGTGTATGACGTCTTCCACGAGAGCGTCgatgagacaaacaaaaagccaaGACCATAACACTGCATAAGGTCAAAAATGCCACAGGGAGAAAAGCTTCTGGGATGTGTAGTGTAATAGTAACACACCCTGACATGTCTGTTTCCTAAATCATTTCTTGACATGATGAGATGATTGAACTAAGACTGAATAACCCGCTTCAGCTGAACCATCAGCAGCGTGTTGAGGTATCAGTTAGACACTAATGACTGCAATAATCTCAGCAGTGCAATCTAAGCAGTCGCTTCTTCATTAGTCAGCTGACACTTAAACCAGATCTGCTGAATGAGGAGAGCcgggtgtctctctctcccccccccccccccccccgggctCTACACAGGCCTGTCATGCCTTTGTGTGCAGACGCTGACGTGCGTTCATGGCGCAGACGAGTCTCAGCCACCAGCAActgctcctgctgtgtgtgcattgtgtgtggCTGAGAGCAAGTGAGTGCCAGAaagtgacacagtgacacagacagagagagggaagcgGGAGGCGAGGAGGGATAAAGACGCGTGACTAATTGATTTATCACCTCTGTGGATGCTGAATGATCCTGACGTCTACGGCAGAGGGCGGCGTTTGTTCTCTGTGTGGTCGTATACGCGCCTGCTGACACCTTTCAGAAGTTTGCCTGACAGATGGTGACCTGTGTCTGCTTTTATGGGATCATGCTGCATTTCCCAGTgaccagagacctgagagacacacagacagactgcagcTAGAGACAGGACACTGTCATCCCTGCAGAGCGGGGCAGTCTCTGGTTTGATGGTTTGTTCGCTGCTTACACAGCTAGCCATGTAAAGACccctgataaacacacacacacacacacacacacacacacacacgcaagtgAATAATGGTAAACATGTGCTTGAGCACACACCACTGTACTCAATCTCTTCTCGAAACAACTTTTGTGGTGGTGTTACACGCAGCAAAGACTAAACTTTTGCTCAAAATTGcataaaagacaaatgaaatgacatCGTGTTTACTGAGGTCACtcagatgatgaaatgattCTTGAATATCTCTGTGaactaaaagcagcagagataaGAGGCTAAATGACCAGTTTACCTTCAAGCAGGTCAACCACtgaactgagccttaaaaaagTCTTTTGCAGTTGGGATGAGGGTCAGCACCTCCAAGGATTGCTCTCTTCAGGTTGGGATGGAGTTTCTGGTCCAAGTGGAGGCGTTTCAGTATCTTGGGGTCTTGTTCACAAGTGAGGGTAAGATGGAGCGAGATCTTTGCAGCATCAGCAGTAAAGCTGGTGTTgtagcggagcttggagaggGAGCTGAGCCAGATGCCAAAGCTCTCGATCTACTCGCTACTTCCGACAGTCACCTGTGGTCATGAGCTCTGGGTAGTGACCAAAAGACTGAGACTGCAGATACAAGCAGCTGATATGAGTTTCCTCTGCAGAGTGTCTAGGCTCAGAGCAGAGCCGCTGCTGCTTCCAGTTGACAGGAGCCAGGAgatggaaaagaagaaagacatggatgggtggatggatgaatggatggatggattgattgAGTAGGTGAATAGAGAATTGTCCAAATGCAACtcatttcattatcaatcaatTTGGTGATCATTTTCAGAATTGACTCATCGATGGAATAtcaataaatgataaatgtgtATCACAatttcccacagtccaaagtgacatcttcagTGTCCTGTTTTGTTTGGCCGTCAGGGTTACATCTCAAAGAGACTCAGTTTACAATATCATTAAACAGAGGAAGGGAACTaaagtgattaatcaattgTCATAATAAATCTTGATTCATTTTTGGCTGACttgattaatcaactgatcATTTAAGCTCCAGTCCACTTGCAGCCCAAAATTTATGACGGACCGCATATCTGCTTATGTGTAAACACGTCAGCAAACACCAACACCCACAGCTGGGTAAAGAGAACGATATGCATCAGTGTTCAGGGAGAGCTGCAGACATGGAAAGAAAGGTtcttctgaatgttttttggTTATTTGTTTACCGTGGTTCGTATCAGTCAGACTGTGGACAACAATAGACTATAAGCTATGGAGGAGGGACGAGtctaaaaaatgtattactgcTCACATGTTGAACTCGTGGTCCACTTCTGTGAGTCATGAATTTGACTTACGATCTTTCAACGTGAGAAAAACCTCAATTAGACACTGACGGACCCCCACTGTATGATGGGAAAATGGATGGAGTCCAGGCTGGACCGGTCGGGCTCAGGCAGGAGTTGGCAGAGTATGTTATGATGTAGAAACGACCATCTCCAACAACAGAAGATAACACTCATATTGTCAGGGGAGAttctcctttgtgtttttttgttattgaacATTCCAATGCTGTGATGAATTTTTTAACCCAAGACCAAgagaaacatcaaaacacagcatGCCACTACACAAACTCTGAGCCCAGACCGGACACAAGTTCTCTTCGTCATATATTTtagagcagaggagaaatgtttctgttgtaaGGGATCAAGTAAAGTCCACTGAGCCGTACATTTCATCATGTGGTGTCTGTTGTTCATTTCTCATCTCCTGTAGTTCACCAATGATAGGAATATGGAGCTCTCAAACTTGGCAGCTATGAAAATAGCGtgcagacatgaaaacacttcAATTGTTTTGATAGACACGCATGCAGCAAAAGCCAAGTCGTGGTCAGAAGTTAATCTTCAGTTCTTCACCTGTAAGAGTTTTTACTGTCATTGTTTCTATAGATTATAGATATAGACTTGCCATCTTGTGGTTGTACgtctccaccaaccagccaagtatcaggaaatatggtcacagtctctccttcctgagttaccgtgttgaataatggccagaaggGTTTTTGCAGGGTTTtcgcagaacattatgatgtcacagtgaagttgaccttttggatatatcacttcattttattcgtatagacatttgagttaaattgtgtcattaattcatgttttttgtgaggtcacagtgaccttaacctttgacctccaaaatctaatcagttcatctgtccaaatggacatttgtgccaaatttgaaaaaaatacctCAAGTCATTATCAAGatgaagtgaaaacataatgcctccagaggcataaaaaccttAAGAATCAAGTAGAGAAACACAACATATGAGGATGATTGGAGtgaccatcatcaaaacacagaagaatTCTGTTGACTCATCAAGTAGAATTCCACACAGTTGGAGAATCTATCAGGCAGCACTgaagctgttgctgtgtgtcAAATCGTCTCAAACATTGCCGTTGTACACTCACTGGAAACGACTGCAACATGTGACCACAACTGTCGCCCTACCAAAATATCTACCATCTGCTTTGCTCACTCAACttgaaaattaacattttactttCCTGGGTGCACCCCCCGTGACATGCAACACGGAAATCGACACCATCAAAGTGTCCTCGTCACCAATGTGACCATTTTGAGTGAACCATCCAGGTACTTACAGTGCACCGCATGTTGCAGGACTTGCCAagagtagagctgctgctccttcacatCAAAAGTAaccagttgaggtggtttggGCATCTGATTAGGATGCCTCCTGGGCACCTTCCTTTGGAGGTTCTCCAGGCACATACAACTGGGAGGAGACCCCTGGGTAGACCCAGAACTTgctggagggattacatatccTACCTGGCCTGGGAACACCtcgggatcccccaggaggagctggagagcgATACTGGAGAGACAGATAGCTTAGCCTGCTGCCACCACGAGCTGACCCCAgataagcggaagaaaatggatggatgggtgggtggagTAGGTGAATAAAGAAttgtacaaatgcaaatgtgcagATGGGTGTAGAGTCTGAAGTCTCATGGCAACGAGTGGATGATGTCACAGGTGGTTAATGGGATAGCATTAGAGGGGCATTACAGCAAAAACTATGCAATATGCAGGTAATACTGGCTTTAGTAACATGTGTCTTCCATTAATGATGTGAGAGAATGAATATTAACTgatcctctcttccctctctgtttcagGTATTATGCTGGTTCGGGTGCAGCAGGACTGTGCTATGATTCTCCCTGTAGTGGTTTTgctggtgctcctgctgctctctggacCAGAGTCCTCTCTCCAGGGAGACACCCAGGAAATAGGGAACAGTGATGAGATCCCAGAGGGAGAGTTCATCTACGCACCAAAACGGCAGAAACGGGCCGTGGTGGACTACAGTGCCCATCAGACGGACAAATGCTCTTACACCTTTATTGTccctcagcagaaaaacactgggGCCATCTGTGTGAACTCCAAGGAGCCCGAGGCCCTGCTGGAGAATCGGGTCAACaagcaggagctggagctgctcaaCAGCGAGCTACAGAAGCAGAGGCTGCAGATCGAAGCGCTGCAGCAGCTAGTCGAGGTCGATGGAGGTGTGATCAATGAAGTCAAGCTACTGCGCAAAGAGAGCCGGAACATGAACTCCAGAGTCACACAGCTCtacatgcagctgctgcacGAGATCATTCGCAAACGAGACAATGCTCTGGAGGTCTCACAGCTGGAGACCCGCGTGCTCAACCACACCAACGAGATGGGGAGGCTAGCCACGCGCTACCGTGATCTGGAACATAAGTACCAGCATCTGTCGGCGATCGCCAGCAACCAGAGCGCTCTCCTGGTGCATCTGGAGGAGCAATGTAAGCGGGGAGGATACTCGTACGGCAGCGTGGTGCAGGAGAGGAGCCGTCCTGTCCGTCCACAGCCTCGTGCGATCCCTCAGCCTCCTCTGCAGAGACCTGTACTCTCTCCCGGAGGCTACAGACCCTACCATCCGCCTACCTACACCCGCCACACCAGCAACCCCATGACCAATGAGATACAGAGTGACCAGAACTCCAAAGCCCTACCACCTCCGCTGCCCACAATGCCAAGTGGTACATACAGCTTCACGAACAAGCCCTCAGGTGAGTAGCTGCCTACACCGACTTTCATTTAACACTGGCCACACATTTTCCAATGAGGGAAAACATTTCCTCTACATCAGTGATGGCTCACAGGCCAAAACTGACCAGGAAGTTCTAAAGGTTCTGTTGCTTGATGGCAGATGATATGTGACTGTGGCTCACAGTGTATCAAAGTAAATTACACTTGCATTTTTATCAACCAATGTCTTAATTTAGTCTTTGATCATGATCTGGCTGATGTCTAATGGCTACAAAAAATTGGCCTGAGGTCAAACTTAGTTGCTGACCCCTGCTCCACACATTACTGTAGCTCCAAATGATATCCAAGACTGAATAATGTGCTTATAATATGACTTCAGTAGTTTATGGTGACTAGTTTACAAGAATGCAAGCTTAACTTATAACTATGTGTCTCTATCT
Proteins encoded in this window:
- the LOC130186928 gene encoding angiopoietin-related protein 2-like, producing MRGGIMLVRVQQDCAMILPVVVLLVLLLLSGPESSLQGDTQEIGNSDEIPEGEFIYAPKRQKRAVVDYSAHQTDKCSYTFIVPQQKNTGAICVNSKEPEALLENRVNKQELELLNSELQKQRLQIEALQQLVEVDGGVINEVKLLRKESRNMNSRVTQLYMQLLHEIIRKRDNALEVSQLETRVLNHTNEMGRLATRYRDLEHKYQHLSAIASNQSALLVHLEEQCKRGGYSYGSVVQERSRPVRPQPRAIPQPPLQRPVLSPGGYRPYHPPTYTRHTSNPMTNEIQSDQNSKALPPPLPTMPSGTYSFTNKPSGPFKDCLEAVEAGYTTSDMYLLKPDNGNRLMQVWCDQRHDPGGWTVIQRRQDGSVNFFRNWETYKQGFGNIDGEYWLGLENIYWLTNQGTYKLLVTLEDWTGRKTFAEYASFRVESEADSYRLRVGQYHGNAGDSLTWHNSKQFTTLDKDHDVYTGNCAHYQKGGWWYNACAHSNLNGVWYRGGHYRSRYQDGVYWAEFRGGAYSLKKVTMMIRPSANTFH